The following are encoded in a window of Maylandia zebra isolate NMK-2024a linkage group LG5, Mzebra_GT3a, whole genome shotgun sequence genomic DNA:
- the LOC143418762 gene encoding uncharacterized protein LOC143418762 produces MGKTFSYRRHEGVRDAPMVEAFMARWPALIDFHEINAELKRIATIPPQTKFLAQLDLHLDNLVKLVNTRGELGLILKRIVWIIVKMLMLNVSVSRECVSTWVKTLACLSGSMWAWKNMPSVRLLKTPLFEFIFLKIKLQQMNKSCPCRHQGGEEFG; encoded by the exons ATGGGAAAGACTTTTTCATACAGAAGACATGAAGGTGTTCGTGATGCACCAATGGTGGAGGCTTTCATGGCAAGATGGCCTGCTCTAATTGATTTCCATGAG ATCAACGCTGAGTTGAAGAGAATTGCCACCATCCCCCCTCAGACAAAGTTCCTGGCTCAGCTGGATCTCCACTTGGACAACCTGGTGAAGTTGGTCAACACAAGAGGAGAGCTTGGACTAATACTGAAAAGAATTGTGTGGATAAT tgtgAAGATGTTGATGCTGAACGTGAGTGTGTCAAGGGAGTGTGTATCTACATGGGTGAAGACCCTGGCATGCTTATCCGGGAGTATGTG GGCATGGAAGAACATGCCATCAGTGAGACTGTTGAAGACACCACTGTTTGAATTTATCTTCTTAAAGATCAAGCTTCAGCAGATGAACAAGAGTTGTCCTTGCAGGCATCAGGGTGGCGAAGAATTTGGATAA